Proteins from a single region of Coleofasciculus sp. FACHB-1120:
- a CDS encoding transposase family protein, protein MSQLAIVEAFAELPDTRRTAGQRHNQALCLALFTLAVVAGNRGFLAIGDWLKAYHDE, encoded by the coding sequence ATGTCTCAGCTTGCCATTGTTGAAGCCTTTGCAGAACTGCCTGATACTCGACGCACGGCGGGACAACGCCATAATCAAGCGCTCTGTCTAGCCTTGTTCACGCTTGCAGTTGTTGCTGGGAATCGTGGATTTCTCGCGATTGGGGATTGGTTGAAAGCTTATCACGATGAATAA